Proteins found in one Corynebacterium sanguinis genomic segment:
- the disA gene encoding DNA integrity scanning diadenylate cyclase DisA → MTDPSSEPKSLRNTLELLAPGTALRDGLERIQRGHTGGLIVLGDGPEVTQICDGGIEFDVAFQPTLLRELSKMDGAVILSSDVTRIVRANVQLVPSPSYPTVETGTRHRAAERTALQTGVPTVSVSASMNTLTLYANGKRHLLDEPAVLTARANQALSTVERYRSRLDLAGQRLFVAEMNHYATVADVLNVLQRQIMLARAANDMDEGIVELGVDSRQLALQLTELRGSIEEDIEMLVRDYIACPTVPSDEQVAAALATLGELPDSELLNTASLARPLGLPATEENLMHDVVPRGYRALSRVPRVQRFLMDHVVSEFGSLPELLGAEPERLADAEHVSPLWARHIYEGLRRLT, encoded by the coding sequence ATGACCGACCCTTCCTCTGAACCGAAATCGCTGCGCAACACACTCGAGCTGCTCGCTCCAGGAACGGCGCTGCGCGACGGGCTCGAGCGCATCCAGCGCGGCCACACCGGCGGGTTGATCGTGCTCGGCGACGGGCCGGAGGTCACCCAGATCTGCGACGGCGGGATCGAGTTCGACGTCGCCTTCCAGCCGACGCTTCTGCGCGAGCTGAGCAAGATGGACGGGGCGGTGATCCTCTCCAGCGACGTTACGCGCATCGTGCGGGCCAACGTCCAGCTCGTCCCCTCGCCCTCGTACCCCACCGTGGAAACGGGGACCCGCCACCGCGCCGCCGAGCGCACCGCGCTGCAGACCGGCGTACCCACCGTGTCAGTATCGGCGTCGATGAACACGCTGACGCTTTACGCCAACGGCAAGCGCCACCTGCTCGACGAGCCAGCGGTGCTCACCGCCCGCGCCAACCAGGCGTTGTCGACCGTGGAGCGCTACCGCAGCAGGCTCGACCTAGCCGGCCAGCGCCTGTTCGTTGCCGAGATGAACCACTACGCCACGGTCGCCGACGTGCTCAACGTCCTGCAGCGCCAGATCATGCTGGCCCGCGCGGCAAACGACATGGATGAGGGCATCGTTGAATTGGGCGTCGATTCGCGACAGCTCGCCCTGCAGCTCACCGAGCTGCGCGGCAGCATCGAAGAGGACATTGAGATGCTCGTGCGCGACTACATCGCCTGCCCGACGGTGCCCTCCGACGAGCAGGTAGCCGCGGCGCTCGCCACGTTGGGTGAGCTGCCGGATTCCGAGCTGCTCAACACCGCCTCGCTAGCGCGCCCGCTGGGGCTGCCCGCCACCGAGGAAAACCTGATGCACGACGTCGTGCCGCGCGGCTACCGCGCGCTCTCACGCGTGCCGCGCGTGCAGCGCTTCCTCATGGACCACGTGGTCTCCGAGTTCGGTTCGCTGCCGGAGCTGCTCGGCGCGGAGCCCGAGCGGCTCGCGGACGCCGAGCACGTCTCTCCGCTGTGGGCGCGCCACATCTACGAGGGACTGCGGCGGCTGACCTAG
- a CDS encoding A/G-specific adenine glycosylase → MPTIVALIVDMQTKVIDYFRANARDLPWRRAGTSAWGVLLSEVMSHQTPVARVAPIWQEWIRRWPTLADFAAASGDEVLRAWGSLGYPRRALRLLDCARTIVADHGGEVPRDVDTLLSLPGIGAYTARAVACFAYGANVAVVDTNVRRVYARAVEGRFLAQPRAGEIADVAALLPAQDGPVFSAGLMELGALVCTATNPECGSCPLERQCAWVAAGKPAPSEAELKRRKVQKFAGTDRQVRGKIMKVLREAPGPVAQERIDVVWPDAAQLSRALFSLLDDGLATQNADGTFRLPS, encoded by the coding sequence ATGCCCACTATTGTGGCACTCATTGTGGACATGCAGACGAAAGTTATCGACTATTTTCGCGCCAACGCCCGCGACCTGCCGTGGCGCCGCGCCGGAACGAGCGCGTGGGGAGTGCTTCTCAGCGAGGTGATGAGCCACCAAACCCCGGTCGCGCGCGTCGCCCCGATCTGGCAGGAGTGGATCAGGCGCTGGCCCACCCTTGCCGACTTCGCTGCCGCCAGCGGCGACGAAGTGCTGCGCGCCTGGGGTTCGCTGGGGTACCCGCGCCGCGCGCTGAGGCTTCTCGATTGCGCGCGCACGATCGTCGCGGATCACGGCGGAGAGGTGCCGCGCGACGTCGATACGCTTCTGAGCCTGCCGGGAATTGGCGCGTACACCGCCCGGGCGGTGGCCTGCTTCGCCTATGGCGCCAACGTCGCGGTGGTGGACACGAACGTGCGCCGCGTCTACGCGCGCGCCGTCGAAGGCAGGTTTCTCGCGCAACCCCGCGCGGGCGAGATCGCCGATGTCGCGGCGCTACTGCCGGCGCAGGACGGGCCGGTGTTCTCCGCCGGGCTGATGGAGCTCGGCGCACTTGTGTGCACCGCGACGAACCCGGAGTGCGGATCTTGTCCCTTGGAAAGGCAGTGCGCGTGGGTCGCCGCCGGCAAGCCCGCGCCGAGCGAGGCGGAGCTCAAGCGCAGGAAAGTGCAAAAGTTCGCCGGCACAGACCGCCAGGTGCGCGGCAAAATCATGAAGGTGCTGCGCGAGGCGCCCGGGCCCGTTGCGCAGGAGCGTATCGACGTCGTGTGGCCGGACGCGGCGCAGCTCTCCCGCGCGCTGTTTTCGCTGCTTGACGACGGCCTGGCGACCCAGAACGCCGACGGCACATTCCGGCTGCCCAGTTAA
- a CDS encoding DUF4236 domain-containing protein, whose protein sequence is MGLYYRKKKKLGRNSWLNLSKSGGSVSKKVGPITVNSRGGLWVNLPGGLNFRGKWK, encoded by the coding sequence ATGGGTCTCTACTACCGAAAGAAGAAAAAGCTCGGCCGCAACTCCTGGCTGAACCTGTCCAAGTCCGGCGGGTCAGTGTCCAAGAAGGTCGGCCCGATCACCGTCAACTCCCGCGGCGGGCTGTGGGTGAATCTTCCCGGCGGGCTGAACTTCCGCGGCAAGTGGAAATAG
- the zupT gene encoding zinc transporter ZupT has product MDHALTFDSQAVAVAFAITLLAGASTGFGGLLVALKSSPSNRFLAGSLGLSAGVMVYISLVELLPGGIDDLTEVYGHRAGLYGVLAFFAGVAVIAVIDRLVPESINPHEFQDEGGRYQARSAMKRAGLLTGFAIAIHNFPEGFATFVTALGDPKIALPIAFAIAVHNIPEGIAVAVPLREATGKKWTAAGWATLSGLAEPVGALVGFALLMPFMGPATLGLTFAAVAGIMVFISFDKLLPSAIATGEHHHSVYGVIAGMALMAASLVALA; this is encoded by the coding sequence GTGGACCACGCACTTACCTTTGATTCTCAGGCGGTGGCCGTTGCCTTCGCCATCACGCTTCTGGCCGGCGCGTCCACCGGATTCGGCGGACTGCTCGTTGCGTTGAAATCGAGCCCGTCGAATCGGTTCCTCGCTGGCTCGCTGGGGCTGTCCGCCGGCGTGATGGTATACATATCACTAGTCGAGCTTCTTCCGGGTGGCATCGACGATCTCACCGAGGTTTATGGCCACCGCGCCGGCCTCTATGGTGTGTTGGCGTTTTTCGCCGGCGTGGCCGTGATCGCTGTGATCGACCGGCTCGTGCCTGAATCCATTAACCCGCACGAGTTCCAGGATGAGGGCGGGCGCTACCAGGCGCGCTCGGCGATGAAGCGCGCGGGCCTGCTCACCGGTTTTGCGATCGCGATCCACAACTTCCCCGAGGGTTTTGCCACCTTTGTCACCGCGCTGGGCGACCCGAAGATTGCCCTGCCGATTGCGTTCGCGATCGCGGTGCACAACATCCCGGAGGGCATTGCCGTGGCGGTGCCGCTGCGTGAAGCGACGGGTAAGAAGTGGACTGCCGCCGGGTGGGCGACTCTGTCCGGCCTCGCCGAGCCGGTTGGCGCGCTCGTCGGTTTCGCGCTGCTCATGCCGTTTATGGGCCCGGCAACCTTGGGGCTCACGTTCGCCGCGGTGGCGGGCATCATGGTGTTCATCAGCTTTGACAAGCTCCTGCCCAGCGCTATCGCCACGGGCGAGCACCACCACTCGGTTTACGGGGTGATTGCGGGCATGGCGCTGATGGCGGCGAGCCTCGTCGCGCTGGCCTAG
- a CDS encoding lipase family protein: MKHLLKLTAATTCAALALTTASVTASITTANAQSSGEAQKLADGVHHAATTPADSFIHGYDPFYDDPVDNLGTPGTLLRTQPAPHLLNILGPDFPGYAEKILYTSTTVHGDPVATSGFVIEPANPWQGNGPTPTVIFAPGTRGAGDMCAPSRGPWLTAQLDAAQPALGVNYELVFYEAAALAGMRVVVVDYIGLGTPGAHTYVLHDEEGHAMLDAARAVVPAGSPVAFYGYSQGGGASAAAAELQPTYAPELNVKGTFAGAPPADLMEVVKGVDTSTITSVLGYAANGYLARYPELGAVLDAKLNDRGWEFLNGTKGSCMVDDALTRHFTSTSDLTSTGESLYEIVNSLPHIKQLFVDQKLGETAPTSPIMVSTGGNDDLVPTPQVVQLARDYCALGVTTTMFNENIPPLTPGTKFGVNHAAGIITQSPTSFRWIMDRFNGVPAGSNCGTF, from the coding sequence ATGAAACATTTGCTCAAGCTAACTGCTGCCACAACATGCGCTGCGCTCGCGCTGACCACCGCGTCTGTAACCGCGTCGATCACCACCGCTAATGCCCAAAGCTCCGGGGAAGCCCAGAAGCTTGCCGACGGCGTCCACCACGCCGCCACGACCCCGGCCGACTCCTTTATCCACGGCTACGACCCCTTCTACGACGACCCCGTGGACAACCTCGGCACCCCGGGCACCCTGCTTCGCACCCAGCCCGCCCCGCACCTGCTCAACATCCTCGGCCCCGATTTCCCCGGCTACGCCGAAAAAATCCTCTACACCTCAACCACGGTCCACGGGGATCCCGTGGCCACCTCCGGCTTCGTCATCGAACCCGCCAACCCGTGGCAGGGCAACGGCCCCACCCCGACGGTGATCTTCGCCCCCGGCACCCGCGGCGCAGGCGACATGTGCGCACCTTCGCGCGGGCCGTGGCTGACCGCCCAACTGGATGCAGCCCAGCCGGCGCTCGGCGTCAACTACGAGCTTGTCTTCTACGAAGCCGCGGCACTGGCCGGAATGCGCGTCGTCGTGGTCGACTACATCGGCCTGGGCACCCCCGGCGCACACACCTACGTGCTCCACGACGAAGAGGGCCACGCCATGCTCGACGCCGCCCGCGCGGTGGTCCCCGCCGGCTCCCCGGTCGCCTTCTACGGGTACTCCCAGGGAGGCGGCGCGTCCGCCGCTGCCGCCGAACTGCAGCCGACCTACGCCCCGGAACTCAATGTCAAGGGCACCTTCGCCGGCGCGCCCCCGGCCGACCTGATGGAGGTGGTCAAGGGTGTCGATACCTCGACCATCACCTCGGTGCTCGGCTACGCCGCCAACGGCTACCTGGCGCGCTACCCCGAGCTCGGCGCGGTCCTGGACGCCAAACTCAACGACCGTGGCTGGGAGTTTCTCAACGGCACCAAGGGTTCCTGCATGGTTGACGACGCTCTGACCCGCCATTTCACGAGCACGAGCGACCTGACCTCCACGGGCGAGTCCCTCTACGAAATCGTGAACTCGCTGCCGCACATCAAGCAGCTCTTCGTGGACCAGAAGCTCGGCGAGACGGCCCCGACGTCCCCGATCATGGTGTCCACCGGCGGCAACGACGACCTCGTCCCCACCCCGCAGGTGGTCCAGCTCGCCCGCGATTACTGCGCGCTGGGGGTCACCACCACAATGTTCAACGAGAACATCCCGCCGCTGACCCCGGGCACCAAATTCGGTGTCAACCACGCCGCGGGCATCATCACACAGTCCCCCACCTCGTTTAGGTGGATTATGGACCGTTTCAACGGGGTCCCCGCCGGCTCGAACTGCGGGACCTTCTAG
- a CDS encoding carbonic anhydrase, translated as MTEPTTATPADVWEHMLAGNDRFATDNVEHPNSTVERRLELREGQAPVAAVLACSDSRVPVELLFDAGLGDMFVIRTAGGCVDAAVSGSVDFAVTSLGVKLVIVLTHEACGAIGAALTAVENAEIPLGLQRVFVEKIAPSVIWSKGHGKTGRNDIEREHARITAQHLVDRIPALQDGTADGSIGVVAARYSLADGRVETVATHFAR; from the coding sequence ATGACCGAGCCCACTACAGCCACTCCCGCCGACGTCTGGGAGCACATGCTCGCCGGTAACGACCGGTTTGCCACCGACAACGTCGAGCACCCCAACAGCACCGTCGAGCGCCGCCTCGAGCTGCGCGAAGGCCAGGCCCCCGTCGCCGCCGTGCTGGCCTGCTCCGACTCGCGCGTGCCCGTCGAGCTGCTTTTCGACGCCGGCCTCGGCGACATGTTTGTCATCCGCACCGCAGGTGGCTGCGTGGATGCCGCCGTGTCGGGCTCCGTCGACTTCGCGGTCACCAGCCTCGGCGTGAAGCTGGTGATCGTGCTCACCCACGAGGCCTGCGGCGCGATCGGCGCGGCGCTGACCGCCGTGGAAAACGCCGAGATCCCCCTTGGCTTGCAGCGCGTGTTCGTGGAAAAGATCGCGCCGTCGGTGATCTGGTCGAAGGGCCATGGCAAAACCGGCCGCAACGACATTGAGCGCGAGCACGCCCGGATTACGGCGCAGCACCTCGTCGATCGCATCCCCGCGCTTCAGGACGGCACGGCCGACGGATCGATCGGGGTTGTCGCGGCGCGATACAGCCTGGCGGATGGCCGCGTCGAGACCGTCGCCACGCATTTCGCGCGCTAA